A region of Reichenbachiella carrageenanivorans DNA encodes the following proteins:
- the yidC gene encoding membrane protein insertase YidC: MDRNQITGLVLMLALMTIYFQFFAPEVPEQPVEQATIETTTPAAIREAEISTPVATGVDDSLTSAIYKERYGIFAPFASGEEKEVEIENESVKIILSSKGGVVKRVELKDYLTYEKDPLILIDRNSSTSDLLLMSNYKAINVSELYYHTQHSKLEVSGTDSLSVSFRVALDGGRYLEHKYKLGGTGFQLKYEINLVGMDGVIDNQDAQLTWVDHMKNVEHTLKESRAKTTINYQPIGGDFDDLGISEDAETENIEQGLKWFAFKQRFFAAALIAENKISKATLSTYVDTSDSTTVKSGTAVLTLPIGDLKTGKGQFQYYFGPNDYTIQKKVVDGFEQNVELGWFVFRLVNKWLIIPIFNLLEKFISNYGVIIIILVFVIRLILAPLTYKSHMSMAKMKVLKPEMDAIKEKHDGDMQKSQQETMELYRKAGINPLSGCIPVLLQFPFLLAMFNFFPNSIELRQQPFLWATDLSTYDNVMNLPFTIPFYGDHVSMFCLLMTASTLLYTWSNSQMNTQMQGPMKSMQYMMPIMFLFFLNEFSAGLTFYYFVSNIVSFGQMALFRKFVDEDKILKVMEENRKKNANKSKSKFQLKLEEAMKAGEVQRKQGKKKK; encoded by the coding sequence ATGGATAGAAACCAGATCACAGGTTTGGTCTTGATGCTTGCATTGATGACCATATATTTTCAATTCTTTGCTCCGGAAGTGCCAGAGCAGCCTGTCGAACAAGCCACCATTGAAACAACTACTCCTGCAGCTATCAGAGAGGCGGAAATATCTACACCAGTCGCGACTGGTGTAGATGATTCTTTGACTTCTGCAATTTACAAAGAACGTTATGGCATTTTTGCGCCATTTGCATCAGGTGAAGAGAAAGAGGTTGAAATAGAAAATGAATCAGTTAAAATCATTCTTTCTAGCAAAGGAGGGGTAGTCAAAAGAGTAGAACTCAAAGATTACTTGACATATGAGAAGGATCCATTGATACTTATAGATAGAAATAGCAGTACGTCTGATTTGCTTTTGATGAGCAACTACAAGGCGATCAATGTTTCTGAATTATACTATCATACACAACACAGTAAGTTAGAGGTGTCGGGCACAGATTCGTTGTCGGTCAGCTTTAGAGTTGCTTTAGACGGAGGTAGATACCTAGAGCACAAGTACAAACTTGGAGGTACAGGCTTTCAGTTGAAATATGAGATCAATCTCGTAGGGATGGATGGCGTGATAGACAACCAAGATGCTCAGCTTACTTGGGTGGATCACATGAAGAATGTAGAGCATACCTTGAAGGAATCAAGAGCAAAAACGACGATCAATTATCAGCCCATTGGAGGAGATTTTGATGACTTAGGTATAAGTGAAGATGCTGAAACAGAAAACATTGAGCAAGGGTTGAAATGGTTTGCTTTTAAGCAAAGGTTTTTTGCTGCAGCTTTGATTGCAGAAAACAAAATTTCAAAAGCTACGCTAAGTACTTATGTTGATACATCCGACAGCACTACAGTAAAATCAGGTACAGCTGTTTTGACATTGCCAATTGGCGATTTAAAAACAGGTAAAGGCCAGTTTCAGTACTACTTTGGACCAAACGATTATACGATTCAGAAGAAAGTAGTAGACGGCTTCGAGCAAAACGTAGAGTTGGGGTGGTTTGTCTTCAGATTGGTCAACAAATGGTTGATTATCCCAATATTCAATTTGCTTGAGAAATTCATTTCCAACTACGGGGTAATTATTATCATTTTAGTGTTTGTCATCCGCTTAATTTTGGCACCATTGACGTACAAGTCGCATATGTCTATGGCCAAGATGAAAGTCTTGAAACCAGAGATGGATGCGATCAAGGAAAAGCACGATGGAGACATGCAGAAATCTCAGCAAGAGACCATGGAGCTGTATCGAAAGGCTGGAATCAATCCATTGAGTGGCTGTATTCCAGTTTTATTGCAGTTTCCATTCTTGCTGGCCATGTTCAACTTCTTTCCGAATTCAATTGAGCTGAGACAGCAACCATTTCTATGGGCGACGGATTTATCTACCTATGATAATGTAATGAACCTGCCATTTACCATACCGTTCTATGGTGACCATGTGAGTATGTTCTGTCTGTTGATGACAGCCTCTACTTTGCTCTATACTTGGTCTAATAGCCAGATGAACACGCAGATGCAAGGACCTATGAAGTCGATGCAGTATATGATGCCGATCATGTTCCTGTTCTTCTTGAATGAATTTTCAGCAGGTCTTACTTTCTATTACTTTGTATCTAACATCGTGTCTTTTGGACAGATGGCTTTGTTTAGAAAGTTTGTAGACGAAGACAAGATTTTGAAGGTGATGGAAGAGAATCGAAAGAAAAACGCAAATAAATCGAAATCCAAATTTCAACTGAAACTGGAAGAAGCCATGAAGGCAGGAGAAGTACAGCGTAAACAAGGAAAGAAAAAGAAGTAA
- a CDS encoding ParA family protein, which translates to MGKIISIANQKGGVGKTTTSINLAASLAALEYKTLLVDADPQANSTSGIGEDPKEVKAGIYECMVDAIDPYECIIKSDIDYLDLLPSHIDLVGAEVELVNYEEREMKMRTALESIRDDYDYIIIDCSPSLGLITVNALTASDSVIIPVQCEYFALEGLGKLLNTIKIIQARLNPELEIEGILLTMYDMRLRLSNQVVEEVTTHFKSMVFNTLIPRNIKLSESPSFGLPAISHDAESKGAISYLNLAHEIIANNEQMAEMA; encoded by the coding sequence ATGGGCAAGATCATCTCAATTGCAAATCAAAAAGGTGGCGTGGGTAAAACGACGACATCGATCAATCTGGCAGCAAGTTTGGCGGCACTCGAATACAAGACGCTGCTAGTGGATGCTGATCCACAGGCCAACTCTACGTCAGGTATAGGAGAAGACCCTAAAGAAGTAAAAGCTGGTATATACGAATGCATGGTCGATGCGATCGATCCTTATGAGTGTATCATCAAGTCAGATATAGATTATTTGGATCTGTTGCCTTCTCATATCGATTTGGTAGGAGCAGAGGTAGAACTGGTCAATTACGAGGAGCGTGAAATGAAGATGCGTACAGCATTAGAATCCATTCGTGATGATTACGATTATATCATCATCGATTGCTCTCCTTCTTTAGGTTTGATTACCGTCAATGCTTTGACGGCATCTGATTCCGTAATCATTCCCGTACAGTGTGAGTATTTCGCATTGGAGGGCCTAGGGAAACTGTTGAATACAATCAAGATCATTCAGGCTAGATTGAATCCAGAATTAGAAATTGAAGGCATCCTCTTGACCATGTACGACATGCGCTTGAGATTGTCTAATCAGGTGGTAGAGGAAGTAACTACACACTTCAAGTCAATGGTCTTTAATACTTTGATTCCAAGAAATATTAAGCTTAGTGAATCGCCTAGTTTTGGGTTGCCAGCTATCTCGCATGATGCAGAGAGTAAAGGAGCAATTAGCTATTTGAACCTCGCACATGAGATCATAGCCAATAATGAGCAAATGGCTGAAATGGCCTAA
- a CDS encoding ParB/RepB/Spo0J family partition protein produces the protein MSQNKGNKRNALGRGLGALLNDDNVSEKAVLPKKPLRERSGSVGSISEVSLDQIEVNPFQPRTDFDQEALQELSESIKVQGIIQPITVRKLNNNTFQLISGERRFQASKLAGLEKVPAYVRTADDQQMLEMALIENIQRQDLNAMEVALSYQRLLSECDLKQEQLGDRVGKKRSTVNNYLRLLKLPPDIQAAVRDGRISMGHARALINVEDTSLQLDLLKKILSEDLSVRKVEALVKQASFPDEPKEEAEQKEENKEILSVQDKLSSHFGTKIKIASKDNNKGEIKIPFTSVTELNRILEIIDA, from the coding sequence ATGAGCCAAAATAAAGGGAATAAACGAAATGCGTTAGGTAGAGGGTTGGGAGCATTGTTAAATGACGACAATGTATCAGAGAAAGCCGTATTGCCTAAGAAACCACTTCGCGAACGCAGTGGGTCGGTGGGGAGTATTTCTGAAGTTAGTCTGGATCAAATAGAAGTAAATCCCTTTCAACCAAGAACTGATTTTGATCAAGAGGCCTTGCAAGAACTTTCTGAGTCTATCAAAGTACAAGGCATCATCCAGCCAATTACAGTAAGAAAACTGAATAACAATACCTTTCAGCTGATCTCAGGTGAAAGGAGGTTTCAAGCGAGTAAGCTAGCTGGGTTGGAAAAAGTGCCAGCCTATGTAAGAACAGCTGATGACCAACAAATGTTGGAAATGGCCTTGATAGAAAATATTCAACGTCAAGACCTAAATGCGATGGAAGTAGCCCTCAGTTATCAGCGGTTGCTGTCTGAGTGTGATCTCAAGCAAGAGCAGCTAGGCGACCGAGTGGGCAAAAAAAGGTCTACGGTCAATAACTACTTGCGTCTGTTGAAACTGCCGCCCGATATTCAGGCAGCCGTTAGGGACGGTCGAATTTCCATGGGACATGCCAGAGCTTTGATCAATGTAGAAGACACTTCGTTGCAGCTAGATTTGCTCAAAAAGATATTGAGCGAAGACCTTTCGGTAAGAAAAGTAGAAGCTTTGGTGAAGCAAGCATCGTTTCCTGACGAGCCGAAAGAAGAAGCAGAACAAAAAGAAGAGAATAAAGAGATATTAAGTGTTCAAGACAAGTTATCTTCGCACTTTGGGACAAAAATAAAAATTGCCTCAAAAGATAACAACAAAGGAGAGATCAAAATACCTTTCACTTCCGTTACGGAATTGAACCGTATTTTGGAAATCATTGACGCTTAA
- a CDS encoding DUF5683 domain-containing protein, producing the protein MKSSVIVWILCLTGLSSVMAQDETIIRANTDTTVVISDFGGIETFQSKSTLDPDKAALYSAVFPGLGQMYNKQYWKLPIVYGGAMVIGHFIKYNNDFYNAFRNAYIAETDGDESTTNPFEGQFSEEALQLNAERFKRNRDFMVIMGVVYYLVQIVDAHVSAHLIEFNINDDLALQPTYYPREEYFAQNVGMSLVLKLK; encoded by the coding sequence GTGAAATCATCGGTAATTGTATGGATTTTGTGCCTCACAGGCCTATCATCAGTCATGGCTCAGGATGAGACCATCATTCGAGCCAATACAGATACTACCGTAGTCATTTCAGATTTTGGGGGCATTGAAACCTTTCAAAGCAAATCCACATTAGACCCCGACAAAGCAGCCTTATATTCGGCTGTTTTTCCTGGCTTAGGCCAAATGTATAATAAGCAATATTGGAAACTGCCGATCGTGTATGGTGGTGCCATGGTGATCGGTCACTTCATCAAATACAATAACGATTTTTACAATGCATTTCGCAATGCGTACATTGCTGAGACGGACGGAGATGAAAGTACGACCAATCCATTTGAGGGCCAATTTTCCGAGGAAGCTTTGCAGTTGAATGCAGAGCGGTTTAAGCGCAACAGAGACTTTATGGTCATCATGGGGGTAGTGTATTATTTGGTGCAAATCGTAGATGCACATGTTTCCGCCCATCTGATAGAGTTCAATATAAACGATGATTTGGCTTTGCAGCCAACGTATTACCCAAGAGAAGAATACTTTGCCCAAAATGTAGGTATGTCTTTGGTTTTAAAATTGAAATAA
- the dapB gene encoding 4-hydroxy-tetrahydrodipicolinate reductase has product MKVGLVGYGKMGQAIEKILLDRGHSISKIINIDNVNEVNEITPETTDVVIEFTAPESALSNIKAVLSNKVPIVSGSTGWLAHYQEVVDFCKKQDTGFFYASNYSLGVNIFFKLNQQLAKMMEGRGYSSEMLEIHHTQKLDAPSGTAITLAEGLIANNSDKTSWVNEPTDKAKELAIISERVDSVPGTHDVTYSSEVDTIKISHVAHNRQGFAQGAVMAAEYLAGKKGVYSMNDLLNF; this is encoded by the coding sequence ATGAAAGTAGGATTGGTAGGGTATGGAAAAATGGGACAAGCTATCGAAAAAATACTTTTGGATAGAGGTCACTCGATTTCAAAAATAATCAACATAGACAATGTCAATGAGGTCAACGAAATCACGCCAGAAACGACGGATGTGGTGATTGAGTTTACCGCTCCTGAATCTGCACTTAGCAATATCAAAGCCGTTTTGTCTAATAAAGTACCAATAGTGTCAGGCAGTACGGGATGGTTAGCTCATTATCAAGAAGTAGTTGACTTTTGCAAAAAACAAGACACGGGCTTTTTCTATGCATCCAACTATAGCCTCGGTGTCAATATTTTCTTCAAACTCAATCAGCAATTGGCTAAAATGATGGAAGGAAGAGGATACAGTAGTGAAATGCTTGAAATCCATCATACACAAAAATTGGATGCTCCTAGCGGAACAGCCATTACCTTGGCTGAAGGTCTGATTGCTAATAATAGCGACAAAACGAGTTGGGTAAACGAACCCACTGACAAAGCTAAAGAACTTGCTATCATCTCTGAACGTGTAGATAGTGTGCCAGGTACACATGATGTGACCTATAGTTCTGAAGTAGACACAATCAAAATCAGTCATGTAGCACACAACAGGCAAGGGTTTGCCCAGGGAGCTGTCATGGCAGCAGAGTATTTGGCTGGCAAAAAAGGCGTTTATTCTATGAACGATTTACTCAATTTTTAG
- the lepB gene encoding signal peptidase I: MNWNFFKPKKKKVNKGPVREWVDAIVFAVVAATLIRWAFMEAFTIPTPSMENSLLVGDFLFVSKINYGPRTPKTPLQIPLTHAKVWGTNIPSYSEAIQLPQFRLPGFGDVERNDVVVFNYPPEFEHPTDLKTHYIKRCVAVGGDTIEVRDSQVYINGEKGQNPADMQFAYYLRTDQKINDRVFKKFGVWDYNRGTNNGFYQIHAKPSDAAKFESLDFVEEVIPHKEPADFVNPRIFPNANRFPWNADFFGPLVIPAEGMTIELTADNVAMYGTTIRNYEGLDKVDLKETELFVNGEKATSYTFKQNYYFMMGDNRHNSEDSRFWGFVPGDHVVGEASFIWMSIDPNESFLNKIRWSRLFRGID; the protein is encoded by the coding sequence ATGAATTGGAATTTTTTTAAACCCAAGAAGAAAAAAGTAAATAAAGGGCCGGTTAGAGAATGGGTAGATGCGATCGTATTTGCCGTAGTTGCAGCCACACTCATCCGATGGGCTTTTATGGAGGCATTTACCATCCCGACGCCCTCTATGGAAAATTCATTACTGGTTGGCGACTTCTTGTTTGTGAGCAAGATCAACTATGGACCTCGTACACCTAAGACTCCATTACAAATTCCATTGACTCATGCTAAAGTATGGGGAACTAATATTCCTTCATATTCTGAGGCTATCCAATTGCCACAATTTAGGTTGCCAGGTTTTGGAGATGTAGAGCGAAATGATGTAGTAGTATTCAACTATCCTCCAGAATTTGAACACCCCACAGATCTCAAAACGCATTACATCAAACGATGTGTAGCAGTAGGTGGTGATACTATAGAAGTAAGAGATTCTCAGGTGTATATCAATGGGGAAAAAGGACAGAATCCAGCAGATATGCAATTTGCCTATTATTTGCGAACGGATCAAAAAATCAATGATAGAGTCTTTAAGAAATTTGGAGTATGGGATTATAACCGTGGTACCAATAATGGTTTTTATCAAATACATGCCAAGCCCTCGGATGCCGCTAAGTTTGAAAGCTTAGATTTTGTAGAGGAAGTAATTCCTCATAAAGAACCAGCTGACTTCGTGAATCCAAGAATATTCCCTAATGCCAATCGTTTTCCTTGGAATGCAGACTTTTTTGGTCCGCTAGTCATTCCTGCCGAAGGAATGACTATTGAGTTGACAGCGGATAATGTGGCCATGTATGGCACCACTATTCGCAATTACGAAGGTTTGGATAAGGTAGATCTGAAAGAAACGGAATTGTTTGTGAATGGGGAGAAAGCTACTTCGTATACATTCAAACAAAATTATTACTTCATGATGGGTGATAACCGTCACAATTCGGAAGATTCGAGATTCTGGGGATTTGTACCAGGAGACCATGTCGTGGGCGAAGCATCATTCATTTGGATGTCAATCGATCCTAATGAGAGTTTTCTCAATAAGATCAGATGGTCTAGATTGTTTAGAGGCATCGACTAA
- the ung gene encoding uracil-DNA glycosylase gives MNVKIEKSWKSKLQAEFEAEYFKNLTLFVKSAYQGHKIFPPAGQIFRAFDLCPFDETRVVILGQDPYHGDGQAHGLCFSVQEGMRMPPSLKNIFKEIQDDLGIVSPSHGSLERWAKQGVLLLNATLTVQAHEPGSHQKQGWEEFTDAVVKVLVSQKENLVFLLWGAYAQRKGEFIDESRHYVLKSAHPSPFAAHRGFFGNKHFSKTNTFLRNNGCKEIEW, from the coding sequence ATGAATGTAAAAATTGAAAAAAGCTGGAAGTCAAAACTTCAAGCAGAATTTGAAGCTGAGTATTTTAAGAACCTGACACTCTTTGTGAAGTCAGCATACCAGGGGCACAAAATATTTCCTCCTGCGGGGCAAATCTTTCGTGCATTTGACTTATGTCCGTTTGACGAAACACGTGTGGTAATACTAGGGCAAGACCCCTATCATGGAGACGGACAGGCACATGGATTATGCTTTTCTGTACAAGAAGGTATGCGAATGCCTCCTTCCTTAAAGAATATTTTTAAGGAGATTCAGGACGACCTGGGCATTGTTTCTCCTAGCCATGGTAGCCTAGAACGGTGGGCAAAGCAAGGGGTTCTGCTTCTCAATGCAACACTCACGGTACAAGCACACGAACCTGGCTCTCATCAGAAGCAAGGTTGGGAGGAGTTTACAGATGCCGTGGTGAAGGTATTAGTAAGTCAAAAGGAAAATCTAGTCTTCCTTCTTTGGGGGGCATATGCTCAACGCAAAGGGGAATTCATAGACGAATCCAGACACTATGTATTGAAATCGGCGCACCCCTCTCCTTTTGCAGCACACCGAGGTTTTTTTGGCAACAAACATTTTAGCAAGACAAACACTTTCTTGCGTAACAATGGATGCAAAGAGATAGAGTGGTAA
- the apaG gene encoding Co2+/Mg2+ efflux protein ApaG gives MVTEITKGIKVSVETEYQPKYSSPRQFHYVFTYKVTIENQSEHTVQLKSRHWYIKDAAYSDREIEGEGVVGQQPIIEPGQEHIYVSGCNLKSGLGKMIGTYLIERIIDGKKIEVRIPEFVMIVPDRFN, from the coding sequence ATGGTAACAGAAATAACAAAAGGCATTAAAGTAAGTGTGGAGACAGAATACCAACCCAAGTATTCTAGCCCCAGACAATTTCATTATGTCTTTACTTATAAGGTTACTATAGAGAATCAAAGTGAGCACACTGTTCAATTGAAATCACGCCATTGGTATATCAAAGATGCAGCTTATAGTGATCGTGAAATCGAAGGAGAAGGCGTAGTAGGGCAGCAGCCGATTATCGAACCTGGTCAGGAGCATATTTATGTTTCGGGTTGTAATTTGAAAAGCGGATTAGGTAAAATGATTGGTACTTATTTGATTGAACGAATCATCGACGGTAAAAAAATAGAAGTTCGCATTCCTGAATTTGTAATGATCGTGCCAGATCGTTTCAACTAG
- a CDS encoding O-methyltransferase: MTLQIIVFRIIRYIRYWLLCMDEHGLQSPFVFQVYKEVLNPSKRKKCKDTAIESLRSQLSKDDTVIMSSDFGSGSSMAVAKSKQVKTIAQSGISELKQSEVITNLIAFVNASHVLELGASLGINTLYMSKVSVVEQVISIEANPELAALASDHLKILASSNAEIKVVDVDDFFEANSQTFNLIYIDANHTYEATIRYFNQAVKVLSTHGALVIDDINWSPGMSKAWTQIIAQHPAHLYLENHKFGIVFANRALERNHYILRF, encoded by the coding sequence TTGACACTTCAAATCATTGTTTTTCGAATCATTCGATACATCAGGTATTGGCTTTTGTGTATGGATGAGCATGGACTGCAGTCTCCATTTGTATTTCAGGTATACAAAGAAGTGCTAAACCCATCGAAACGAAAAAAATGCAAGGATACTGCTATAGAGTCCCTGAGAAGTCAGCTTTCCAAAGATGATACAGTTATAATGAGTAGTGATTTTGGATCAGGGTCGAGTATGGCTGTTGCTAAATCCAAACAAGTAAAAACCATTGCGCAATCGGGTATTTCCGAACTCAAACAGTCTGAAGTCATTACTAATCTCATTGCTTTTGTGAATGCGAGTCATGTCCTAGAACTAGGCGCCTCTTTGGGTATCAACACCCTGTATATGAGTAAAGTGTCAGTAGTAGAGCAAGTCATTAGTATAGAAGCAAACCCAGAATTAGCTGCGTTAGCGAGCGATCATTTAAAAATATTAGCCTCTTCGAATGCGGAAATCAAAGTCGTCGATGTGGATGATTTCTTTGAAGCAAACAGTCAAACTTTTAACCTTATTTATATAGATGCCAACCATACGTATGAAGCGACTATCAGGTACTTTAATCAGGCGGTGAAGGTGCTTTCGACACATGGTGCCCTAGTGATTGATGACATCAATTGGTCGCCAGGTATGTCAAAAGCTTGGACTCAAATCATAGCTCAGCACCCAGCACATCTATATCTCGAAAATCATAAATTTGGAATAGTATTTGCCAATAGAGCACTCGAAAGGAATCATTACATTTTACGGTTTTAG
- a CDS encoding coiled-coil domain-containing protein: protein MENKSTMPESKPAPEKGQNKRIVTVVLVILLLAASGAFVYKYMESSDLAAQNQMTQAQLDQAYNDLDSMSNELDTRILKIAQLGGEIDTLLQIKTQLEEEKKAFRKKAYKQINDLQGKVQGYKDLLLAQDVEIERLKVMNDSLLVENTELKVEANNLSASIKDLNQSKAKLEEKVATASKLKIEKVQILAVSSSGKERPSPFKNRHIDHLKIDFEIQENRVAPIEGKGILVKITGPDDNVIFDVAAGSGTFVFEGRESFYTIKKDILFDRNSQALSFLYNKGSDYELGKYILEVYTDDYKMGKTEFIVK from the coding sequence ATGGAAAATAAATCTACAATGCCAGAGTCGAAACCAGCACCTGAAAAGGGGCAAAACAAAAGAATTGTTACCGTAGTACTAGTCATCTTGCTGTTGGCAGCTAGTGGAGCCTTTGTGTATAAATACATGGAATCATCTGATTTGGCTGCGCAAAACCAAATGACTCAGGCACAACTGGATCAGGCCTACAATGATCTCGATTCAATGAGTAATGAATTGGATACTAGAATATTGAAAATCGCTCAATTAGGTGGAGAGATCGATACGCTGTTGCAAATCAAAACACAGTTGGAAGAAGAGAAGAAAGCTTTTAGAAAAAAAGCTTATAAGCAAATTAATGACCTACAAGGCAAGGTACAAGGCTACAAAGATTTATTGTTGGCACAAGATGTAGAAATAGAGCGATTGAAAGTAATGAACGACTCTTTGTTGGTAGAAAATACGGAATTAAAGGTAGAAGCTAATAATCTGAGTGCGTCTATCAAAGACCTGAATCAGAGTAAGGCTAAACTAGAGGAAAAGGTAGCTACAGCATCTAAGCTAAAAATAGAGAAGGTGCAAATATTGGCGGTAAGCTCGAGTGGTAAAGAGCGGCCATCTCCATTCAAAAACAGGCATATCGATCATTTGAAAATTGATTTTGAAATCCAAGAAAATCGAGTAGCTCCAATAGAAGGTAAAGGTATTCTGGTGAAAATAACAGGCCCAGATGATAATGTGATTTTTGATGTCGCGGCAGGGTCTGGCACGTTTGTGTTTGAAGGAAGAGAGAGCTTTTACACGATTAAAAAAGACATTCTATTCGATAGAAATAGTCAAGCATTATCTTTTTTGTATAACAAGGGGAGTGATTATGAATTGGGTAAATACATCTTGGAAGTGTATACCGATGATTATAAAATGGGAAAAACAGAGTTTATCGTGAAGTAA
- a CDS encoding DoxX family protein, whose product MNLNKIIKHLPRIIAAIILLETLLFKFGIGGEVFLSESKALFTQVAIFVLGHAESEGWFRVSTGVLELITSILLLWPRHAGIGAIMGVFLMMGAIISHVFIIGVIVGNDGGQLMMMALIVLMCCTKVMIDEKQQILNYFGK is encoded by the coding sequence ATGAATTTAAATAAGATCATAAAACACCTTCCAAGAATTATTGCAGCGATTATTTTGCTTGAAACTTTACTTTTCAAATTTGGTATTGGGGGCGAGGTATTTCTTAGTGAGTCGAAGGCTCTATTTACTCAAGTGGCAATATTCGTACTCGGTCACGCAGAATCTGAAGGATGGTTCAGGGTAAGCACAGGCGTTTTAGAGTTGATCACTTCCATTCTTCTACTTTGGCCTAGACATGCAGGCATAGGCGCTATCATGGGCGTTTTTCTGATGATGGGTGCCATTATTTCTCATGTGTTTATTATTGGCGTAATTGTAGGCAATGATGGAGGCCAACTCATGATGATGGCTCTCATCGTACTGATGTGCTGTACCAAAGTGATGATTGATGAAAAACAGCAAATTCTCAATTACTTTGGCAAGTAG
- a CDS encoding MarR family winged helix-turn-helix transcriptional regulator — MGLSKEIKQKKFKSEFEKAVVNLIFTRNWFDEQQQKLLKPYGLTTAQYNVLRILRGQYPEVCTVNLIIERMLDRMSNVSRIVDKLVSKGLVSRLPNIEDRRAVDVSITSKGLETLEILDETFSQLFKAINVFTEDECRQVNDFLDRFRGVEPD, encoded by the coding sequence ATGGGATTGAGTAAAGAGATCAAACAGAAAAAATTCAAATCTGAATTTGAGAAAGCAGTGGTTAATCTAATTTTCACTAGAAATTGGTTTGATGAACAACAGCAGAAACTATTGAAACCCTATGGGTTGACTACTGCACAATATAATGTATTGCGAATTCTGAGAGGTCAGTATCCTGAAGTTTGCACGGTTAATCTAATTATAGAACGCATGCTCGACCGCATGTCAAATGTTTCCAGAATAGTGGATAAACTGGTTTCAAAAGGGTTGGTGTCCAGGTTGCCTAATATAGAAGATAGGCGAGCTGTGGATGTTTCCATTACTTCAAAGGGATTAGAAACTCTTGAAATACTGGATGAGACGTTTTCACAGCTATTCAAAGCTATTAATGTCTTCACAGAGGATGAGTGTAGGCAGGTCAATGATTTTTTAGACCGTTTTAGAGGTGTAGAACCAGACTAA
- a CDS encoding universal stress protein gives MYKFETILVALDHTDLDKELIFATAMIAKLAEAKSVKFINVIKDLNVPAAIKKEFPNIIHDAMEERKKEIKREIDRYYTEDKSIVKVEIKSGQPTKSILKFSASKEVDLIIVGRKNEKPGGGVTISRLARRAACSLLIIPKGFKRRISKVLVPVDYSKNSLDALNQTIDLLNIEHFPKPKCLVQHVYQVPSGYHYTGKSFEEFASIMEEHAQKDYQVFMKKVDPTKLILEPIYTLDRHEDIISAIYKTAKKEKAGAIVIGAQGITAAASLFIGGSAEKLVQLHSEIPVLVVRSKEKQKGLIDIIRGI, from the coding sequence ATGTATAAATTCGAAACTATCCTTGTTGCTTTAGATCACACAGATCTTGATAAAGAATTGATCTTTGCTACTGCCATGATTGCAAAATTGGCAGAAGCAAAGTCAGTGAAATTCATCAATGTAATCAAAGATTTAAACGTACCTGCTGCCATTAAAAAGGAATTTCCAAACATCATCCATGATGCAATGGAAGAGCGAAAAAAGGAAATAAAACGAGAGATAGATAGATATTACACTGAAGATAAATCGATCGTAAAAGTAGAAATCAAATCAGGTCAGCCTACAAAATCTATTCTTAAGTTTAGCGCAAGCAAAGAAGTAGATTTGATCATCGTAGGACGAAAGAATGAAAAGCCTGGTGGTGGAGTTACGATAAGCCGTTTGGCTAGACGGGCCGCTTGTTCTCTGCTAATTATCCCCAAAGGGTTCAAACGCAGAATCAGCAAAGTGCTCGTACCGGTAGATTATTCGAAAAACTCTCTGGATGCACTCAACCAAACCATTGATCTACTCAATATTGAACATTTCCCTAAACCGAAATGTCTAGTACAGCATGTATATCAAGTACCTAGTGGGTATCATTATACTGGCAAGTCTTTCGAGGAATTCGCTTCGATCATGGAAGAGCATGCCCAAAAGGACTATCAGGTATTTATGAAAAAAGTAGACCCAACCAAATTGATTTTGGAACCTATATATACGCTCGACAGACATGAGGATATTATTTCTGCGATCTATAAGACGGCAAAGAAAGAAAAGGCTGGCGCTATCGTGATTGGAGCCCAAGGCATCACGGCAGCAGCTTCTTTGTTTATCGGCGGCAGTGCCGAAAAACTTGTTCAGCTGCACTCAGAGATTCCTGTTTTGGTTGTAAGATCTAAAGAAAAACAAAAAGGCCTTATCGACATCATCAGGGGGATTTAG